Proteins from a genomic interval of Oncorhynchus kisutch isolate 150728-3 linkage group LG28, Okis_V2, whole genome shotgun sequence:
- the LOC109873394 gene encoding myotonin-protein kinase, with protein sequence MSAGPGPCDSDLLLLELQAPGPVGLQTLLDLLVGVYQEFHSLPLAREKYVSSFLQWAEPLVRQVKKTRIKRDDFHILKVIGRGTFSEVAVARMRSTQQVYALKIMNKWDMLKRGETACYQEEREVLLKGDRRWITELHYAFQDDNYLYLVMDYYVGGDLLTLLSKFGDRIPEDMAQFYLAEMVMAIDSIHRMGYVHRDIKPDNIMLTVEGHVRLGDFGSCLRVQEDGMVYSSLAVGTPDYLSPEILRAVEGGGGYGPECDWWALGVCAYEMLQGTTPFYADSISETYAKIMNFQEHFEFPPSGPEVSEEARSLIMGLICEREVRMGARGSGDFRAHPFFCGLDWGSLHELPAPFQPEVSNATDTSNFDVLDDCLSEMETLSDVMDKAPIGVHLAFVGYSYTATRQTGALDRSRDIMMEIDHQRHLGLPSFNFQDKLSQMWQLRDVLTTPDNLPALLELPLALEQGTAVSTHTTTEEEEEENNQNSVLDEDLHRRLQEAEKRNGELEKEMERLRGEIQGLKSPKETGKGPSTHPSSSPLQKTLILESLPVLSSFLGFFSNHFELLT encoded by the exons ATGTCGGCGGGCCCAGGACCTTGTGACTCAGACCTACTGCTGTTGGAACTCCAGGCCCCAGGGCCGGTTGGACTGCAGACACTGTTGGACCTGCTAGTGGGGGTGTACCAAGAGTTCCACTCATTACCCCTTGCCAGGGAGAAGTATGTCTCGAGCTTCCTACAATGGG cgGAGCCCCTGGTGAGGCAGGTGAAGAAGACACGCATCAAGAGGGATGACTTCCACATCTTGAAGGTGATTGGTCGAGGGACCTTCAGTGAG GTGGCTGTGGCGAGGATGCGTAGCACACAGCAAGTGTACGCGCTGAAGATTATGAATAAGTGGGACATGCTGAAGCGaggagag ACAGCTTGTtaccaggaggagagagaggttctgCTGAAGGGTGATCGAAGGTGGATCACAGAGCTGCACTATGCCTTCCAGGACGACAATTACCTG tacctgGTGATGGACTACTACGTGGGTGGTGACCTGTTGACCCTGCTCAGTAAGTTTGGCGACCGTATCCCTGAGGACATGGCCCAGTTCTACTTGGCTGAGATGGTCATGGCGATCGACTCCATCCACAGGATGGGCTATGTGCACAG GGACATCAAACCTGACAACATCATGCTGACGGTGGAGGGCCACGTCAGGCTGGGGGACTTTGGTTCCTGTCTGAGGGTCCAGGAGGATGGCATG GTGTACTCTTCCCTGGCGGTGGGCACACCCGACTACCTGTCCCCAGAGATCCTGCGTgcggtggagggagggggaggctaCGGCCCTGAGTGTGACTGGTGGGCCCTGGGGGTCTGTGCCTACGAGATGCTGCAGGGGACCACACCCTTCTACGCAGACTCCATCTCTGAGACCTACGCCAAGATCATGAACTTCCAG GAGCACTTTGAGTTCCCCCCGTCTGGCCCCGAGGTTTCAGAAGAGGCCCGTTCCCTCATCATGGGGCTAATCTGCGAGAGGGAGGTTCGTATGGGGGCCAGGGGTTCTGGGGACTTCAGGGCCCACCCCTTCTTCTGTGGACTAGACTGGGGCTCCCTGCATGAACTTCCAGCACCCTTCCAACCTGAAGTCTCCAACGCCACTGACACCTCCAACTTTGACGTGTTGGATGACTGCCTCAGTGAAATG GAAACACTGAGTGATGTTATGGACAAGGCCCCTATCGGAGTTCACCTGGCTTTCGTTGGCTACTCCTACACAGCTACAAG acagacaggtgcctTGGATCGCAGTCGTGACATCATGATGGAGATTGACCACCAGCGACACCTTGGGTTGCCAAGCTTCAATTTCCAGGATAAGCTT AGTCAGATGTGGCAGCTCAGAGATGTCCTGACCACGCCTGACAACCTGCCTGCCCTGCTTGAGCTCCCCCTAGCCTTGGAGCAGGGTACTGCAGTGTCGACTCACACCAcaacagaggaggaagaggaggagaacaaCCAGAATTCAGTACTTGATGAGGATCTGCATAG GCGGCTGCAAGAGGCAGAGAAGAGGAATGGAGagctggagaaagagatggagagactgagaggggagATCCAGGGCCTGAAGTCCCCCAAGGAGACAGGCAAGGGACCCAGCACtcatccctcctcatctcctcttcaAAAAACCCTCATACTTGAATCATTGCCTGTTCTATCATCCTTCCTTGGGTTCTTTTCCAACCATTTTGAACTTTTGACCTGA